TCCAAAAACCTGCCGCAGGCCATCCAGGCTGCCGCCCGCCGACTTGACCCGTTGGGGCAAGGCAGCTTCTTTTTCTTTGAGTGTGGGTTCTGGCAAAAGATCCAGAATGCCATCAGACATCAGCGTCAGGCTGAATGTCGGTGGCAGCTCGAGCACGTGGTCTTCGTAGGTGGCTTCATTGAAAAGCCCCACGGGCAGGCCACGCCCCTCGAGGTAGCGAACACTGTCAGGCGTGTACAACACAGGCAACGGCAGATGGCCGCCGATGCTATAGGTCAACAAACCGGTCTCCTCGTCGATGACTCCACCGACCATTGTGACGTGTTTACCCAGCTTACAACTGATCAGCCCCCGGTTGATATGACCAAGGACTTCCGAAGGCTTGAATTCCGGCAAGGTGCCATTGCGCTTGGACTCGAACAGCAGGCGCGTGGTCATGAACTTCAGCAGCACGGTGACGAACGCCGATGAGGCACCATGGCCCGAAACATCCGCCAGATAGAACGCGACCCGACGCTCGTCCACCCGGAAATAGTCGACGAAATCACCCGACAGATACAGCGACGGAATGATCTGGTGGGCGAACTTGAACTCGTCAATGGTCCACGGGCTCACCGGCAGCATGTTCATCTGCACCTGGCGACCGGCGTTCTGGTCCTCCTGGAGCAGGTTCAGGCTGGCTTCAAGCTCACGGTTGGCCTTTTCCAGCTTCTCGCGGTAGCGCTGGTTTTCCAGCAGCAGGCGCGCACGATCCAGGGCCCGGCGCACGGAGTGCTCGAGCACGGCCAGATCTTCGAGAGGCTTGATCAGGTAATCCGCCGCGCCCAGGCGCAGGGCCTCGACCGCGTCGTTCATCACGCCGGCACCCGAAACCACGATCACAGGAGTCTGTGGTGACCGCTCGGTGACCTGACGGATGAGTTCGAGACCGCCCATCTGCGGCATGCGCAGATCGCAGATGACCAAGTCGGGCTTGTCTTGCTCGAATACCTGAAGACCCTGCTGGCCGTTACTGGCCTGCAAGACGCTGAAACCACTGTCTTCCAAGTAGGCCGC
The sequence above is a segment of the Pseudomonas sp. HS6 genome. Coding sequences within it:
- the rssB gene encoding two-component system response regulator RssB, whose amino-acid sequence is MPKTSATLLIIDDDEVVRASLAAYLEDSGFSVLQASNGQQGLQVFEQDKPDLVICDLRMPQMGGLELIRQVTERSPQTPVIVVSGAGVMNDAVEALRLGAADYLIKPLEDLAVLEHSVRRALDRARLLLENQRYREKLEKANRELEASLNLLQEDQNAGRQVQMNMLPVSPWTIDEFKFAHQIIPSLYLSGDFVDYFRVDERRVAFYLADVSGHGASSAFVTVLLKFMTTRLLFESKRNGTLPEFKPSEVLGHINRGLISCKLGKHVTMVGGVIDEETGLLTYSIGGHLPLPVLYTPDSVRYLEGRGLPVGLFNEATYEDHVLELPPTFSLTLMSDGILDLLPEPTLKEKEAALPQRVKSAGGSLDGLRQVFGLATLGEMPDDIALLVLSRNL